From the genome of Halomonas sp. MCCC 1A13316, one region includes:
- a CDS encoding DUF3450 domain-containing protein — protein sequence MRPFRHLRIMSLLWLGLVSVALADPDVRDEARQAQHSQAELQSRIDAADDEMRAMLEELRELERAERRLARENATLAPRIERQTGALSRREQALDTLEETRDALPELQERMVERLEQWVENDMPFLREERLARVASLRSQAGELSSAERWERIVEAWRAELEYGREVDAWRGYLGEGESRREVDYLRLGRVGFFYLTPDGRAGRVWLAEAGSWAALDEDQRRNVRNGLRIARDRRAPELLSVPLSQPLESAEDDT from the coding sequence GTGAGACCGTTTCGCCACCTCCGCATCATGAGCCTTCTCTGGCTGGGCCTTGTTTCCGTGGCCCTTGCCGACCCGGATGTCCGCGACGAAGCCAGGCAGGCCCAGCACAGCCAGGCCGAGCTGCAGTCGCGCATCGATGCAGCCGACGACGAGATGCGTGCCATGCTCGAGGAGTTACGCGAGCTGGAGCGCGCCGAACGACGCCTGGCGCGGGAGAACGCCACGCTCGCCCCGCGAATCGAGCGGCAGACGGGTGCCCTGAGCCGCCGCGAGCAGGCCCTGGATACCCTGGAAGAGACGCGCGACGCCTTGCCGGAGCTACAGGAGCGGATGGTCGAACGGCTCGAGCAGTGGGTCGAAAACGACATGCCTTTCCTGCGCGAGGAGCGTCTGGCACGAGTCGCCAGCCTGCGCTCCCAAGCCGGTGAACTGTCCTCCGCCGAGCGTTGGGAGCGAATCGTCGAGGCCTGGCGCGCCGAACTTGAGTACGGGCGCGAAGTCGATGCCTGGCGCGGCTATCTCGGCGAAGGAGAGTCGCGCCGCGAGGTCGATTATCTGCGTCTGGGGCGGGTGGGCTTCTTTTACCTCACCCCTGACGGCCGCGCCGGACGTGTGTGGCTGGCCGAAGCGGGCAGCTGGGCAGCGCTTGACGAGGACCAGCGACGCAATGTCCGCAATGGGTTGCGCATTGCTCGCGATCGCCGTGCACCGGAACTGCTCAGCGTGCCGCTATCGCAGCCGCTCGAGTCGGCGGAGGACGACACATGA
- a CDS encoding MotA/TolQ/ExbB proton channel family protein: MRATRFAVGLLAALWLSVSLALAQSDPLESLRAEREAAESRDRARLAELVEDREALEAALEEVRASHAEAEARNAELQERAREQAARAEALEARQDEQGDDLEAILASLKRHSGELRDSLADSWLLIGGAVLPPRVDDAEVLELEQLEAFADSLIALTVDTGRVVRFDAPVANAGGEILPREVVRLGDFAAFTDSHLLRRGVDGEALSVVERTPPKVAGSLAAFHAGESRELSLDPTRGEVMAALAQRPSLLERFHQGGAVGYVVVGLGAIGLLVALLQYAYLLKVSLAMRRQLRDLGTLREDNPLGRVLQRFHALQDDPVPEALEARLDEAVLAELPRLERGQPMVKLLAAVAPLLGLLGTVTGMIVTFQAITVFGTGDPQLMAGGISQALVTTVLGLITAVPLLFAHTALAGRSRHLAGLVEGQASAALAEQLEQRPHGPDSVTGSARRDPALA; this comes from the coding sequence ATGAGAGCGACACGTTTTGCTGTGGGTTTGCTGGCAGCGCTCTGGTTGAGCGTAAGCCTGGCCCTGGCCCAGTCGGACCCGCTCGAGAGTCTGCGTGCCGAGCGCGAGGCCGCCGAGAGCCGCGACCGCGCGCGTCTGGCCGAGCTGGTCGAGGATCGCGAGGCGCTCGAGGCGGCTCTGGAGGAGGTGCGGGCCTCGCATGCCGAGGCCGAAGCGCGTAACGCAGAATTGCAGGAGAGGGCCCGCGAACAGGCCGCGCGAGCCGAAGCGCTCGAAGCGCGCCAGGATGAACAGGGCGACGATCTCGAGGCGATTCTGGCTTCGCTGAAACGGCACAGCGGCGAGCTGCGCGACAGCCTGGCTGACAGCTGGCTGCTCATTGGCGGTGCCGTACTGCCACCGCGCGTCGACGACGCCGAGGTGCTCGAGCTCGAACAACTGGAGGCATTTGCCGACAGCCTGATAGCGCTGACCGTCGACACCGGTCGCGTGGTCCGCTTCGATGCGCCGGTAGCGAATGCCGGCGGTGAAATCCTGCCCCGTGAAGTCGTGCGCCTGGGTGACTTCGCCGCTTTTACCGATAGCCACCTGCTGCGGCGTGGTGTTGACGGCGAGGCGCTGTCGGTGGTCGAGCGCACGCCGCCTAAAGTAGCCGGCAGTCTGGCGGCTTTCCATGCCGGCGAATCGCGTGAATTGTCGTTGGACCCGACCCGCGGAGAGGTGATGGCGGCCTTGGCCCAGCGACCCAGCCTGCTCGAGCGCTTCCATCAAGGTGGGGCCGTGGGCTACGTGGTGGTCGGGTTGGGCGCCATCGGCCTGCTGGTGGCGCTGCTTCAGTATGCCTACCTGTTGAAAGTGAGCCTGGCCATGCGCCGTCAGCTGCGCGATCTCGGTACGCTGCGGGAAGACAACCCTCTCGGACGCGTGCTGCAGCGCTTCCATGCGTTGCAGGACGACCCCGTGCCGGAAGCGCTGGAAGCCCGCCTCGATGAAGCCGTGCTTGCCGAGCTGCCGCGCCTCGAACGCGGCCAGCCGATGGTCAAGCTGCTGGCTGCCGTGGCGCCGCTGCTGGGGTTGCTGGGTACCGTGACAGGAATGATCGTGACCTTCCAGGCGATCACCGTATTCGGAACCGGCGATCCCCAACTGATGGCCGGCGGTATCAGCCAGGCGTTGGTGACCACCGTGCTGGGCTTGATTACCGCCGTGCCGCTGCTTTTCGCCCATACCGCTTTGGCGGGCCGCAGCAGACATTTGGCGGGCCTGGTCGAGGGGCAGGCGAGCGCGGCGCTGGCCGAGCAGCTCGAGCAGCGTCCGCATGGGCCCGATAGCGTTACCGGGAGCGCGCGCCGTGATCCCGCTCTGGCTTGA
- a CDS encoding MotA/TolQ/ExbB proton channel family protein, which translates to MGPIALPGARAVIPLWLEPLERLVEAGGAVLVVIALVAMLLFSLALERVWYFRITYRRARRALIDRWAARQDHLSWSALTLREAWARELIGRLRRPLPWLRLLVALCPLLGLLGTVTGMIAVFDSLAMTDTSQARAMADGVARATLPTLTGMAVAVVGLLFTSRLEHIIRREDQRLHDRLARAVEDNDA; encoded by the coding sequence ATGGGCCCGATAGCGTTACCGGGAGCGCGCGCCGTGATCCCGCTCTGGCTTGAACCGCTCGAACGCCTGGTCGAGGCAGGGGGGGCGGTTCTGGTAGTGATCGCCCTGGTGGCGATGCTGCTGTTCAGCCTGGCGCTGGAGCGGGTGTGGTACTTCCGCATCACCTATCGCCGGGCCAGGCGAGCCCTGATAGACCGCTGGGCGGCGCGCCAGGACCACCTGAGCTGGAGTGCGCTGACGCTGCGCGAAGCCTGGGCGCGGGAGTTGATCGGGCGCCTGCGGCGTCCGCTGCCGTGGCTCCGGCTATTGGTGGCGCTGTGCCCGCTGCTGGGCCTGCTGGGTACCGTGACGGGCATGATCGCCGTCTTCGACAGCCTGGCCATGACCGACACCAGCCAGGCTCGAGCCATGGCCGATGGCGTGGCACGTGCCACCCTACCCACTCTGACCGGTATGGCGGTGGCGGTGGTAGGGCTGCTTTTCACCAGCCGCCTCGAGCACATCATTCGACGCGAGGATCAGCGGCTTCACGACCGCCTGGCCCGCGCCGTGGAGGATAACGATGCGTAG
- a CDS encoding ExbD/TolR family protein, with amino-acid sequence MRRRRLGAEDGEASEVNLTPMLDVVFIMLIFFIVTTSFIKESGVEIERPESSATSPRPDAQVMVAITPEGSVWVDGRAVDLHRVGGEVAGLVSDDGSVVIQADRESTTGLLIEVMDSIREAGVEQVAVAASRSRP; translated from the coding sequence ATGCGTAGACGCCGCCTTGGCGCCGAGGATGGCGAAGCCAGCGAAGTCAACCTGACGCCGATGCTGGACGTCGTCTTCATCATGCTGATCTTCTTCATCGTCACCACCAGCTTCATCAAGGAGAGCGGGGTGGAGATCGAGCGGCCCGAATCGAGTGCCACTTCGCCGCGGCCCGATGCTCAGGTGATGGTCGCCATCACCCCCGAAGGGTCCGTGTGGGTCGACGGCCGCGCGGTGGATCTGCATCGTGTCGGTGGCGAGGTGGCCGGGCTGGTGAGCGATGACGGCTCGGTAGTGATCCAGGCCGACCGTGAGTCCACGACGGGCTTGTTGATCGAAGTCATGGATAGTATCCGCGAGGCCGGTGTGGAGCAGGTAGCGGTAGCCGCCAGCCGGAGCCGGCCGTGA
- a CDS encoding energy transducer TonB — MTRISFSSLGGVALALLLFWLLGLLVTPPEEEFDVIDESMTMSVVEAPEWVEEEVVEPSAEPPPPQAEATPPPRPEPLPPVESSIAMPEPELPSEPAETPELDTSLPELGEAQPEPPPEPAPQPQPEPEPAVEPTPEATPAPSPSTAAPSAVSEPPAEQAAPAEQGPVDVGQIAPTSRVPPEYPSRAQRRGLEGHVELQFQIRPDGSVDRSSIRVAESQPRNVFDSAAEQAVARWQFEPANGVRRARQRLEFQLR; from the coding sequence GTGACACGCATTTCGTTTTCCTCGCTGGGTGGCGTGGCCCTGGCGCTGCTGCTGTTCTGGCTGCTGGGGCTGCTGGTCACGCCACCGGAGGAGGAGTTCGACGTGATCGACGAGAGCATGACGATGAGCGTGGTCGAGGCCCCCGAATGGGTGGAGGAGGAAGTGGTCGAGCCCAGCGCCGAGCCACCGCCACCGCAAGCTGAGGCGACGCCTCCGCCACGGCCGGAGCCGCTGCCCCCGGTGGAAAGCAGCATCGCCATGCCCGAGCCGGAGCTACCGTCCGAGCCGGCGGAAACGCCTGAGCTCGACACCAGCCTGCCCGAGCTGGGCGAAGCGCAGCCTGAACCGCCTCCCGAGCCGGCTCCTCAGCCGCAGCCCGAACCCGAGCCGGCCGTGGAACCGACACCCGAGGCGACGCCCGCGCCGAGCCCGTCTACAGCGGCGCCGAGCGCCGTGTCGGAGCCACCAGCCGAGCAGGCCGCTCCCGCCGAGCAGGGGCCGGTAGATGTGGGGCAGATCGCCCCGACCAGCCGCGTACCGCCGGAGTATCCTTCCCGTGCGCAGCGTCGCGGTCTCGAAGGGCACGTCGAGCTGCAGTTCCAGATTCGCCCCGACGGTAGCGTCGATCGCTCGTCGATCCGCGTCGCCGAATCGCAGCCGCGCAACGTCTTCGACTCGGCCGCCGAACAGGCCGTGGCGCGCTGGCAGTTCGAGCCGGCCAATGGGGTGCGCCGCGCTCGCCAGCGCCTCGAGTTCCAGTTGAGGTGA
- a CDS encoding tetratricopeptide repeat protein produces MTVRIVICMLACVGWLLAAPALADTPALSGDVIADLERLQRELQQGEHDSVSERAREQARRFEGGNAADRWASALYRQLAAGGEAGAGRHEAAADHLREARRIQEAPQSQRNRWLHEEARLRLASGQAEQAVRLLLEWHERHEGSVDDRWRLARALAELERWEEAASWVDRALADNPEPSERRQALAAAVFQRAGRGEEALASLEAALNEQSDTEAWRRAAALAHGLGHAQRAVAIWEAGWQLGVLAGEEDLRQRIELHLAAGTPARAAEYLEAALADETLPNSLVNRRLLARAWEEARDRERALEAWRAVAERSNSGKDWRRLGLLAHAWGRLELAREAMQQAQGNG; encoded by the coding sequence ATGACGGTTCGTATCGTGATCTGCATGCTGGCCTGTGTCGGATGGCTGCTGGCTGCCCCGGCGCTGGCCGACACACCGGCGCTGTCCGGCGACGTCATCGCCGACCTCGAGCGGCTCCAGCGCGAGCTGCAGCAGGGCGAGCACGACAGCGTGAGTGAGCGAGCCCGCGAACAGGCACGCCGCTTCGAAGGGGGAAATGCCGCCGACCGTTGGGCCAGCGCGCTCTATCGTCAGTTGGCGGCCGGTGGCGAAGCCGGCGCGGGGCGGCACGAAGCGGCGGCAGACCACCTGCGCGAGGCTCGCCGGATCCAAGAGGCGCCGCAGTCCCAGCGTAATCGATGGCTGCACGAAGAGGCGAGGCTGCGTCTGGCCTCAGGGCAGGCCGAACAGGCGGTAAGGCTGCTGCTCGAGTGGCATGAGCGGCATGAAGGCAGCGTGGACGACCGTTGGCGCCTGGCCCGCGCCTTGGCCGAGCTGGAGCGCTGGGAGGAGGCGGCGAGCTGGGTCGATCGTGCTCTGGCCGACAATCCGGAACCGAGCGAACGCCGTCAGGCGCTGGCTGCCGCCGTGTTTCAGCGAGCCGGGCGTGGCGAGGAGGCGCTGGCAAGCCTGGAAGCCGCACTGAACGAGCAATCTGACACCGAAGCGTGGCGGCGAGCCGCGGCGCTGGCCCATGGGCTCGGCCATGCGCAACGGGCCGTTGCAATCTGGGAGGCCGGTTGGCAACTGGGGGTGCTGGCTGGCGAGGAAGACCTGCGCCAACGAATCGAACTGCACCTGGCCGCCGGTACCCCGGCCCGGGCGGCGGAGTACCTGGAGGCGGCGCTAGCCGACGAGACACTGCCCAATTCTCTGGTTAATCGTCGCCTGCTGGCTCGCGCCTGGGAAGAGGCCCGCGATCGCGAGCGGGCGCTGGAGGCTTGGCGCGCTGTCGCCGAACGCAGCAATAGCGGCAAGGACTGGCGGCGCCTGGGCTTGCTGGCGCACGCCTGGGGACGGCTCGAACTGGCCCGGGAGGCCATGCAGCAGGCGCAAGGCAACGGGTAG
- the xthA gene encoding exodeoxyribonuclease III: MRLVSFNINGLRARMHQLEALIATHQPLVIGLQETKVHDDEFPREAVEAMGYHVHYHGQKGHYGVALMCHKALCPSGPEEVFFGLPGDGEESQRRLIGLRLRTADGEALTVWNGYFPQGENIGHPTKFPNKREFYAQLIQLLRDQHRPDERLVVMGDFNISPEDIDIGIGEASRKRWLREGKTSFQPIEREWLGTLKAWGLSDSYRVRYPEVDDRFSWFDYRSRGFEREPRRGLRIDYILVTPPLAERVRNAGIDYDLRGMERPSDHAPVWTDFEV; the protein is encoded by the coding sequence ATACGCCTGGTCTCGTTCAACATCAACGGGCTGCGCGCCCGCATGCATCAGCTCGAGGCATTGATCGCCACTCACCAGCCGCTGGTGATCGGTCTGCAAGAGACCAAGGTTCACGACGACGAGTTTCCTCGCGAGGCGGTCGAGGCCATGGGCTATCATGTCCACTACCACGGCCAGAAGGGGCACTACGGCGTCGCTCTGATGTGCCACAAGGCGCTATGCCCCAGTGGGCCGGAAGAGGTCTTTTTCGGCCTTCCGGGCGACGGCGAGGAGTCCCAGCGGCGGTTGATCGGCTTGCGGCTGCGTACCGCCGATGGTGAAGCACTGACCGTTTGGAACGGCTACTTTCCTCAGGGCGAGAACATCGGCCACCCCACCAAGTTCCCCAACAAGCGTGAGTTCTACGCTCAGCTGATCCAGCTGCTGCGCGACCAGCACCGCCCCGACGAGCGGCTGGTGGTGATGGGGGATTTCAACATCTCCCCCGAGGACATCGACATCGGTATCGGCGAGGCCAGCCGCAAGCGCTGGCTGCGCGAGGGCAAGACCAGCTTCCAGCCCATCGAGCGGGAGTGGCTCGGCACACTCAAGGCGTGGGGGCTCAGCGACAGCTATCGGGTGCGCTATCCCGAGGTGGACGACCGCTTCAGTTGGTTCGATTATCGCTCCCGCGGGTTCGAGCGCGAGCCCAGGCGCGGCCTGCGCATCGACTACATCCTGGTCACGCCACCGCTGGCCGAGCGCGTTCGCAATGCCGGCATCGACTACGATCTGCGCGGCATGGAGCGCCCTTCGGATCACGCTCCGGTATGGACTGACTTCGAGGTCTAG
- the rhlB gene encoding ATP-dependent RNA helicase RhlB, with amino-acid sequence MSESEQTTAPAENRKPKRRRRKPRRRQSSWDLRQFQVPPVAGKWRFHDFDLPLPLMRAIHALGFEYCTPIQAEALTHTLLGGDVVGKAQTGTGKTAAFLISIMAYFLEEETPEGQKPGAPRALIVAPTRELALQIEKDAKALARFTDLNVASVVGGMDYQKQREQLGKKVDILVATPGRLLDFHEKRDADLTQVEVLVLDEADRMLSMGFIPDVKRIIRHTPKKEERQTFLFSATFSHDILNLASQWTHEPAHVEIEVTVDNKANIDQRVYMVGDDDKARLLVNLLKQENFDRVMVFGNRRDLVRKLEGLLKKADINVAMLSGDVPQNQRIKTLERFREGEVQVLVATDVAGRGIHIEDVSHVINYTLPEDPEDYVHRIGRTGRAGAAGVSISFVGEEDAFSLPEIERYIQDKLPCVHPPEGLL; translated from the coding sequence ATGAGCGAGTCGGAACAGACCACAGCCCCGGCCGAGAACCGCAAGCCCAAGCGTCGTCGTCGCAAGCCTCGGCGCCGCCAGTCGAGCTGGGACCTGCGCCAGTTTCAGGTGCCACCCGTGGCGGGCAAGTGGCGCTTTCACGACTTCGATTTACCCCTGCCGCTGATGCGCGCCATTCATGCCCTGGGTTTCGAGTACTGCACGCCGATCCAGGCCGAGGCGTTGACTCACACCCTGCTGGGTGGCGACGTGGTCGGCAAGGCCCAGACGGGTACTGGCAAGACCGCCGCCTTCCTGATCTCGATAATGGCCTACTTTCTCGAGGAAGAGACGCCCGAAGGTCAGAAGCCCGGCGCACCGCGTGCGCTGATCGTGGCCCCGACCCGTGAGTTGGCCCTGCAGATCGAGAAGGACGCCAAGGCTCTGGCGCGCTTCACCGATCTCAACGTGGCCAGCGTCGTCGGCGGCATGGATTACCAGAAGCAGCGTGAGCAACTGGGCAAGAAGGTCGATATCCTGGTAGCGACGCCGGGACGATTGCTCGATTTCCACGAGAAACGCGACGCCGACCTTACCCAGGTCGAGGTGCTGGTGCTCGACGAAGCCGACCGCATGCTGTCGATGGGCTTCATCCCCGACGTCAAGCGCATCATTCGCCACACGCCGAAAAAGGAAGAGCGCCAGACTTTCCTGTTCTCGGCCACCTTCTCCCACGACATCCTCAACCTGGCAAGCCAGTGGACTCATGAGCCGGCCCACGTCGAGATCGAAGTCACGGTCGACAACAAGGCCAACATCGATCAACGCGTCTACATGGTCGGCGATGACGACAAGGCGCGTCTGCTGGTCAACCTGCTCAAGCAGGAGAACTTCGACCGGGTGATGGTGTTCGGCAACCGCCGCGACCTGGTGCGCAAGCTCGAGGGGCTGCTCAAGAAGGCCGACATCAATGTGGCCATGCTCTCCGGCGACGTGCCGCAGAACCAGCGCATCAAGACGCTGGAGCGCTTCCGCGAGGGCGAGGTGCAGGTATTGGTGGCCACCGACGTGGCGGGACGCGGCATCCATATCGAGGATGTCAGTCACGTGATCAACTACACCTTGCCCGAGGACCCGGAGGACTACGTCCACCGCATCGGCCGTACTGGCCGCGCCGGGGCTGCCGGGGTGTCGATCAGCTTCGTCGGTGAGGAGGACGCCTTCTCGCTGCCGGAAATCGAGCGCTACATTCAGGACAAGCTGCCCTGCGTGCATCCGCCCGAGGGGCTGCTGTAA